A genome region from Anopheles stephensi strain Indian chromosome 2, UCI_ANSTEP_V1.0, whole genome shotgun sequence includes the following:
- the LOC118506352 gene encoding uncharacterized protein LOC118506352 isoform X3 — MKFGIEVLKDQLEEMVKKKRLGHFVYALKSLSSDLRTECQALQPIFRMILEQPGCEFFVYAYVTHLAGHDTPFDTGEYPIHIAALSHQEANLKMLLSCQHSTVDQKTQPPANKTALELLCEQITRDTLIKTMKCLSVLLSYNANIPASWLDDSYPEASKRQQFLKTLSQKCNIANNEVNDFDQTLDVLVTEAQWKVRELFQTRIFPNATESQTVPEGILLKCCKIGDYDMLKYLFETLTEDQLKRLLLAKKTNEAYVEEHLLIVLMHRVNENDNDCPFYKCLTLCLSNPLIDIDDADRTDRRALDYAAKYKLKRVQKLLLEKGAYVGGRDTFGRYALCNIDPIVLKQHLDSCITYDRSGNISVRLDNFIPPQCKTKCQSSRNEESWNASDESILPALIEFTHELKISASIDRLQLLEHPVISTLLYIREPPFKWYIDALKAVRALPLPVCVVCLFLPKWWLIFVTQVILGVLYMYEVFKNGAYLKNIFRCAKRSLFLADVSILATMSVEFILFTFIVGKTMVFKKPLLDASVFSCTTVLAGFAMERCIGSYNPLANHIHALDIVMVKFWTSFVVYSFIPIIFTLCYYSYYSEVNSSDVCTFVKWCIVQFKPLAFEASVLFMVLLLFSAVGNVPEQIDRECRRLKVVLKLYHISMRENMMAVFSKENKRLDILSGFYIYPYHDVSCVELIPRNNNDVLLHRLNPSRRNPEALPWSIDGEFAQTLANAATYRKQEPATKLRAKL, encoded by the exons ATGAAGTTCGGGATCGAAGTGttgaaa GATCAGTTGGAGGAAATGGTTAAGAAGAAGAGGTTGGGACACTTTGTGTATGCGCTCAAATCATTGAGCTCAGATCTCCGAACGGAATGCCAAGCGTTACAACCAATATTCCGGATGATTTTGGAACAACCCGGTTGTGAGTTTTTCGTGTATGCATACGTAACGCATTTGGCTGGTCATGATACG CCTTTCGATACAGGAGAATACCCGATTCACATTGCGGCACTGTCGCATCAGGAAGCAAATCTCAAGATGCTGTTGTCTTGCCAACATTCCACTGTAGACCAAAAAACGCAACCACCAGCCAACAAAACTGCGCTAGAATTGCTTTGTGAGCAAATTACGCGAGACACGCTCATAAAGACTATGAAATGCTTATCGGTACTGTTGAGCTATAATGCCAACATTCCTGCTTCCTGGCTCGACGACTCTTACCCGGAAGCGAGTAAACGCCAAcagtttttaaaaactctGTCGCAAAAGTGTAACATTGCGAACAACGAAGTCAACGATTTTGACCAAACATTGGATGTGCTTGTAACAGAGGCTCAGTGGAAAGTAAGAGAATTATTTCAAACCCGAATTTTTCCAAACGCTACGGAAAGCCAAACGGTGCCGGAAGGGATTCTtttaaaatgttgtaaaaTTGGTGACTACGACATGCTAAAGTACTTATTCGAAACCCTTACCGAGGATCAACTGAAACGCCTTTTATTAGCTAAGAAAACGAATGAAGCATACGTCGAAGAACATCTGCTCATTGTGCTGATGCATCGTGTCAACGAGAACGATAACGATTGTCCCTTTTACAAGTGCCTGACGCTTTGTTTAAGCAATCCACTCATAGACATAGACGATGCCGATCGTACAGATCGTCGGGCATTGGACTACGCGGCCAAGTACAAGCTAAAGCGCGTTCAGAAGCTACTCCTAGAGAAAGGCGCCTATGTCGGTGGCAGAGACACCTTTGGCCGATATGCTTTGTGCAACATCGATCCGATCGTGCTTAAGCAAC ATTTAGACAGCTGCATTACTTACGATCGAAGTGGCAACATTTCCGTGAGGTTGgacaatttcattccaccgCAGTGCAAAACGAAGTGCCAATCGAGCAGAAACGAAGAATCGTGGAACGCTTCGGACGAAAGCATCCTTCCAGCGCTGATCGAGTTTACCCACGAATTGAAAATATCTGCATCCATCGATCGACTGCAACTTTTGGAGCATCCGGTAATATCCACCTTGCTGTATATACGCGAGCCACCGTTCAAGTGGTACATAGATGCGTTGAAAGCAGTGAGAGCTCTCCCattgcctgtgtgtgtggtttgcctTTTCCTACCGAAATGGTGGTTAATCTTTGTTACACAAGTGATTCTAGGCGTTCTGTACATGTATGAAGTCTTCAAAAATGGAGCTTACTTGAAAAACATCTTTCGTTGTGCGAAAAGGTCTCTTTTCCTAGCGGATGTATCGATTCTTGCAACCATGTCGGTggagtttattttattcactttTATCGTTGGGAAGACCATGGTTTTCAAGAAGCCCTTGTTAGATGCGTCAGTTTTCTCCTGTACGACAGTGCTGGCGGGCTTTGCCATGGAAAGGTGCATTGGCAGTTACAATCCATTGGCAAACCATATACACGCGCTGGATATTGTGATGGTCAAGTTCTGGACCAGTTTCGTCGTGTATTCGTTTATTCCAATCATATTCACACTCTGCTACTACTCTTATTACTCAG AAGTAAACAGCTCGGATGTGTGTACTTTTGTTAAATGGTGTATCGTACAGTTCAAGCCGCTTGCTTTTGAAGCATCAGTTTTGTTTATGGTTTTGTTGCTATTTTCGGCAGTCGGCAATGTTCCG GAACAGATTGATCGGGAATGTAGACGCCTAAAAGTGGTTTTAAAACTTTACCATATTTCAATGCGCGAAAACATGATGGCTGTCTTTTCCAAGGAAAACAAGAGGTTGGACATTTTAAGCGG GTTTTATATTTACCCCTACCATGATGTCAGTTGCGTTGAGCT GATACCTAGGAACAACAACGATGTACTGCTGCACAGATTAAATCCGTCGCGACGAAATCCTGAGGCGCTGCCATGGAGTATAGATGGGGAATTTGCACAGACTCTAGCAAATGCTGCAACATACCGTAAACAGGAACCGGCCACGAAACTAAGAGCAAAACTTTGA
- the LOC118506352 gene encoding uncharacterized protein LOC118506352 isoform X6, whose amino-acid sequence MKFGIEVLKDQLEEMVKKKRLGHFVYALKSLSSDLRTECQALQPIFRMILEQPGCEFFVYAYVTHLAGHDTPFDTGEYPIHIAALSHQEANLKMLLSCQHSTVDQKTQPPANKTALELLCEQITRDTLIKTMKCLSVLLSYNANIPASWLDDSYPEASKRQQFLKTLSQKCNIANNEVNDFDQTLDVLVTEAQWKVRELFQTRIFPNATESQTVPEGILLKCCKIGDYDMLKYLFETLTEDQLKRLLLAKKTNEAYVEEHLLIVLMHRVNENDNDCPFYKCLTLCLSNPLIDIDDADRTDRRALDYAAKYKLKRVQKLLLEKGAYVGGRDTFGRYALCNIDPIVLKQHLDSCITYDRSGNISVRLDNFIPPQCKTKCQSSRNEESWNASDESILPALIEFTHELKISASIDRLQLLEHPVISTLLYIREPPFKWYIDALKAVRALPLPVCVVCLFLPKWWLIFVTQVILGVLYMYEVFKNGAYLKNIFRCAKRSLFLADVSILATMSVEFILFTFIVGKTMVFKKPLLDASVFSCTTVLAGFAMERCIGSYNPLANHIHALDIVMVKFWTSFVVYSFIPIIFTLCYYSYYSAEVNSSDVCTFVKWCIVQFKPLAFEASVLFMVLLLFSAVGNVPEQIDRECRRLKVVLKLYHISMRENMMAVFSKENKRLDILSG is encoded by the exons ATGAAGTTCGGGATCGAAGTGttgaaa GATCAGTTGGAGGAAATGGTTAAGAAGAAGAGGTTGGGACACTTTGTGTATGCGCTCAAATCATTGAGCTCAGATCTCCGAACGGAATGCCAAGCGTTACAACCAATATTCCGGATGATTTTGGAACAACCCGGTTGTGAGTTTTTCGTGTATGCATACGTAACGCATTTGGCTGGTCATGATACG CCTTTCGATACAGGAGAATACCCGATTCACATTGCGGCACTGTCGCATCAGGAAGCAAATCTCAAGATGCTGTTGTCTTGCCAACATTCCACTGTAGACCAAAAAACGCAACCACCAGCCAACAAAACTGCGCTAGAATTGCTTTGTGAGCAAATTACGCGAGACACGCTCATAAAGACTATGAAATGCTTATCGGTACTGTTGAGCTATAATGCCAACATTCCTGCTTCCTGGCTCGACGACTCTTACCCGGAAGCGAGTAAACGCCAAcagtttttaaaaactctGTCGCAAAAGTGTAACATTGCGAACAACGAAGTCAACGATTTTGACCAAACATTGGATGTGCTTGTAACAGAGGCTCAGTGGAAAGTAAGAGAATTATTTCAAACCCGAATTTTTCCAAACGCTACGGAAAGCCAAACGGTGCCGGAAGGGATTCTtttaaaatgttgtaaaaTTGGTGACTACGACATGCTAAAGTACTTATTCGAAACCCTTACCGAGGATCAACTGAAACGCCTTTTATTAGCTAAGAAAACGAATGAAGCATACGTCGAAGAACATCTGCTCATTGTGCTGATGCATCGTGTCAACGAGAACGATAACGATTGTCCCTTTTACAAGTGCCTGACGCTTTGTTTAAGCAATCCACTCATAGACATAGACGATGCCGATCGTACAGATCGTCGGGCATTGGACTACGCGGCCAAGTACAAGCTAAAGCGCGTTCAGAAGCTACTCCTAGAGAAAGGCGCCTATGTCGGTGGCAGAGACACCTTTGGCCGATATGCTTTGTGCAACATCGATCCGATCGTGCTTAAGCAAC ATTTAGACAGCTGCATTACTTACGATCGAAGTGGCAACATTTCCGTGAGGTTGgacaatttcattccaccgCAGTGCAAAACGAAGTGCCAATCGAGCAGAAACGAAGAATCGTGGAACGCTTCGGACGAAAGCATCCTTCCAGCGCTGATCGAGTTTACCCACGAATTGAAAATATCTGCATCCATCGATCGACTGCAACTTTTGGAGCATCCGGTAATATCCACCTTGCTGTATATACGCGAGCCACCGTTCAAGTGGTACATAGATGCGTTGAAAGCAGTGAGAGCTCTCCCattgcctgtgtgtgtggtttgcctTTTCCTACCGAAATGGTGGTTAATCTTTGTTACACAAGTGATTCTAGGCGTTCTGTACATGTATGAAGTCTTCAAAAATGGAGCTTACTTGAAAAACATCTTTCGTTGTGCGAAAAGGTCTCTTTTCCTAGCGGATGTATCGATTCTTGCAACCATGTCGGTggagtttattttattcactttTATCGTTGGGAAGACCATGGTTTTCAAGAAGCCCTTGTTAGATGCGTCAGTTTTCTCCTGTACGACAGTGCTGGCGGGCTTTGCCATGGAAAGGTGCATTGGCAGTTACAATCCATTGGCAAACCATATACACGCGCTGGATATTGTGATGGTCAAGTTCTGGACCAGTTTCGTCGTGTATTCGTTTATTCCAATCATATTCACACTCTGCTACTACTCTTATTACTCAG CAGAAGTAAACAGCTCGGATGTGTGTACTTTTGTTAAATGGTGTATCGTACAGTTCAAGCCGCTTGCTTTTGAAGCATCAGTTTTGTTTATGGTTTTGTTGCTATTTTCGGCAGTCGGCAATGTTCCG GAACAGATTGATCGGGAATGTAGACGCCTAAAAGTGGTTTTAAAACTTTACCATATTTCAATGCGCGAAAACATGATGGCTGTCTTTTCCAAGGAAAACAAGAGGTTGGACATTTTAAGCGGGTGA
- the LOC118506352 gene encoding uncharacterized protein LOC118506352 isoform X2, which produces MKFGIEVLKDQLEEMVKKKRLGHFVYALKSLSSDLRTECQALQPIFRMILEQPGCEFFVYAYVTHLAGHDTPFDTGEYPIHIAALSHQEANLKMLLSCQHSTVDQKTQPPANKTALELLCEQITRDTLIKTMKCLSVLLSYNANIPASWLDDSYPEASKRQQFLKTLSQKCNIANNEVNDFDQTLDVLVTEAQWKVRELFQTRIFPNATESQTVPEGILLKCCKIGDYDMLKYLFETLTEDQLKRLLLAKKTNEAYVEEHLLIVLMHRVNENDNDCPFYKCLTLCLSNPLIDIDDADRTDRRALDYAAKYKLKRVQKLLLEKGAYVGGRDTFGRYALCNIDPIVLKQHLDSCITYDRSGNISVRLDNFIPPQCKTKCQSSRNEESWNASDESILPALIEFTHELKISASIDRLQLLEHPVISTLLYIREPPFKWYIDALKAVRALPLPVCVVCLFLPKWWLIFVTQVILGVLYMYEVFKNGAYLKNIFRCAKRSLFLADVSILATMSVEFILFTFIVGKTMVFKKPLLDASVFSCTTVLAGFAMERCIGSYNPLANHIHALDIVMVKFWTSFVVYSFIPIIFTLCYYSYYSAEVNSSDVCTFVKWCIVQFKPLAFEASVLFMVLLLFSAVGNVPEQIDRECRRLKVVLKLYHISMRENMMAVFSKENKRLDILSGFYIYPYHDVSCVELIPRNNNDVLLHRLNPSRRNPEALPWSIDGEFAQTLANAATYRKQEPATKLRAKL; this is translated from the exons ATGAAGTTCGGGATCGAAGTGttgaaa GATCAGTTGGAGGAAATGGTTAAGAAGAAGAGGTTGGGACACTTTGTGTATGCGCTCAAATCATTGAGCTCAGATCTCCGAACGGAATGCCAAGCGTTACAACCAATATTCCGGATGATTTTGGAACAACCCGGTTGTGAGTTTTTCGTGTATGCATACGTAACGCATTTGGCTGGTCATGATACG CCTTTCGATACAGGAGAATACCCGATTCACATTGCGGCACTGTCGCATCAGGAAGCAAATCTCAAGATGCTGTTGTCTTGCCAACATTCCACTGTAGACCAAAAAACGCAACCACCAGCCAACAAAACTGCGCTAGAATTGCTTTGTGAGCAAATTACGCGAGACACGCTCATAAAGACTATGAAATGCTTATCGGTACTGTTGAGCTATAATGCCAACATTCCTGCTTCCTGGCTCGACGACTCTTACCCGGAAGCGAGTAAACGCCAAcagtttttaaaaactctGTCGCAAAAGTGTAACATTGCGAACAACGAAGTCAACGATTTTGACCAAACATTGGATGTGCTTGTAACAGAGGCTCAGTGGAAAGTAAGAGAATTATTTCAAACCCGAATTTTTCCAAACGCTACGGAAAGCCAAACGGTGCCGGAAGGGATTCTtttaaaatgttgtaaaaTTGGTGACTACGACATGCTAAAGTACTTATTCGAAACCCTTACCGAGGATCAACTGAAACGCCTTTTATTAGCTAAGAAAACGAATGAAGCATACGTCGAAGAACATCTGCTCATTGTGCTGATGCATCGTGTCAACGAGAACGATAACGATTGTCCCTTTTACAAGTGCCTGACGCTTTGTTTAAGCAATCCACTCATAGACATAGACGATGCCGATCGTACAGATCGTCGGGCATTGGACTACGCGGCCAAGTACAAGCTAAAGCGCGTTCAGAAGCTACTCCTAGAGAAAGGCGCCTATGTCGGTGGCAGAGACACCTTTGGCCGATATGCTTTGTGCAACATCGATCCGATCGTGCTTAAGCAAC ATTTAGACAGCTGCATTACTTACGATCGAAGTGGCAACATTTCCGTGAGGTTGgacaatttcattccaccgCAGTGCAAAACGAAGTGCCAATCGAGCAGAAACGAAGAATCGTGGAACGCTTCGGACGAAAGCATCCTTCCAGCGCTGATCGAGTTTACCCACGAATTGAAAATATCTGCATCCATCGATCGACTGCAACTTTTGGAGCATCCGGTAATATCCACCTTGCTGTATATACGCGAGCCACCGTTCAAGTGGTACATAGATGCGTTGAAAGCAGTGAGAGCTCTCCCattgcctgtgtgtgtggtttgcctTTTCCTACCGAAATGGTGGTTAATCTTTGTTACACAAGTGATTCTAGGCGTTCTGTACATGTATGAAGTCTTCAAAAATGGAGCTTACTTGAAAAACATCTTTCGTTGTGCGAAAAGGTCTCTTTTCCTAGCGGATGTATCGATTCTTGCAACCATGTCGGTggagtttattttattcactttTATCGTTGGGAAGACCATGGTTTTCAAGAAGCCCTTGTTAGATGCGTCAGTTTTCTCCTGTACGACAGTGCTGGCGGGCTTTGCCATGGAAAGGTGCATTGGCAGTTACAATCCATTGGCAAACCATATACACGCGCTGGATATTGTGATGGTCAAGTTCTGGACCAGTTTCGTCGTGTATTCGTTTATTCCAATCATATTCACACTCTGCTACTACTCTTATTACTCAG CAGAAGTAAACAGCTCGGATGTGTGTACTTTTGTTAAATGGTGTATCGTACAGTTCAAGCCGCTTGCTTTTGAAGCATCAGTTTTGTTTATGGTTTTGTTGCTATTTTCGGCAGTCGGCAATGTTCCG GAACAGATTGATCGGGAATGTAGACGCCTAAAAGTGGTTTTAAAACTTTACCATATTTCAATGCGCGAAAACATGATGGCTGTCTTTTCCAAGGAAAACAAGAGGTTGGACATTTTAAGCGG GTTTTATATTTACCCCTACCATGATGTCAGTTGCGTTGAGCT GATACCTAGGAACAACAACGATGTACTGCTGCACAGATTAAATCCGTCGCGACGAAATCCTGAGGCGCTGCCATGGAGTATAGATGGGGAATTTGCACAGACTCTAGCAAATGCTGCAACATACCGTAAACAGGAACCGGCCACGAAACTAAGAGCAAAACTTTGA
- the LOC118506352 gene encoding uncharacterized protein LOC118506352 isoform X4, producing MKFGIEVLKDQLEEMVKKKRLGHFVYALKSLSSDLRTECQALQPIFRMILEQPGCEFFVYAYVTHLAGHDTPFDTGEYPIHIAALSHQEANLKMLLSCQHSTVDQKTQPPANKTALELLCEQITRDTLIKTMKCLSVLLSYNANIPASWLDDSYPEASKRQQFLKTLSQKCNIANNEVNDFDQTLDVLVTEAQWKVRELFQTRIFPNATESQTVPEGILLKCCKIGDYDMLKYLFETLTEDQLKRLLLAKKTNEAYVEEHLLIVLMHRVNENDNDCPFYKCLTLCLSNPLIDIDDADRTDRRALDYAAKYKLKRVQKLLLEKGAYVGGRDTFGRYALCNIDPIVLKQHLDSCITYDRSGNISVRLDNFIPPQCKTKCQSSRNEESWNASDESILPALIEFTHELKISASIDRLQLLEHPVISTLLYIREPPFKWYIDALKAVRALPLPVCVVCLFLPKWWLIFVTQVILGVLYMYEVFKNGAYLKNIFRCAKRSLFLADVSILATMSVEFILFTFIVGKTMVFKKPLLDASVFSCTTVLAGFAMERCIGSYNPLANHIHALDIVMVKFWTSFVVYSFIPIIFTLCYYSYYSAEVNSSDVCTFVKWCIVQFKPLAFEASVLFMVLLLFSAVGNVPIDRECRRLKVVLKLYHISMRENMMAVFSKENKRLDILSGFYIYPYHDVSCVELIPRNNNDVLLHRLNPSRRNPEALPWSIDGEFAQTLANAATYRKQEPATKLRAKL from the exons ATGAAGTTCGGGATCGAAGTGttgaaa GATCAGTTGGAGGAAATGGTTAAGAAGAAGAGGTTGGGACACTTTGTGTATGCGCTCAAATCATTGAGCTCAGATCTCCGAACGGAATGCCAAGCGTTACAACCAATATTCCGGATGATTTTGGAACAACCCGGTTGTGAGTTTTTCGTGTATGCATACGTAACGCATTTGGCTGGTCATGATACG CCTTTCGATACAGGAGAATACCCGATTCACATTGCGGCACTGTCGCATCAGGAAGCAAATCTCAAGATGCTGTTGTCTTGCCAACATTCCACTGTAGACCAAAAAACGCAACCACCAGCCAACAAAACTGCGCTAGAATTGCTTTGTGAGCAAATTACGCGAGACACGCTCATAAAGACTATGAAATGCTTATCGGTACTGTTGAGCTATAATGCCAACATTCCTGCTTCCTGGCTCGACGACTCTTACCCGGAAGCGAGTAAACGCCAAcagtttttaaaaactctGTCGCAAAAGTGTAACATTGCGAACAACGAAGTCAACGATTTTGACCAAACATTGGATGTGCTTGTAACAGAGGCTCAGTGGAAAGTAAGAGAATTATTTCAAACCCGAATTTTTCCAAACGCTACGGAAAGCCAAACGGTGCCGGAAGGGATTCTtttaaaatgttgtaaaaTTGGTGACTACGACATGCTAAAGTACTTATTCGAAACCCTTACCGAGGATCAACTGAAACGCCTTTTATTAGCTAAGAAAACGAATGAAGCATACGTCGAAGAACATCTGCTCATTGTGCTGATGCATCGTGTCAACGAGAACGATAACGATTGTCCCTTTTACAAGTGCCTGACGCTTTGTTTAAGCAATCCACTCATAGACATAGACGATGCCGATCGTACAGATCGTCGGGCATTGGACTACGCGGCCAAGTACAAGCTAAAGCGCGTTCAGAAGCTACTCCTAGAGAAAGGCGCCTATGTCGGTGGCAGAGACACCTTTGGCCGATATGCTTTGTGCAACATCGATCCGATCGTGCTTAAGCAAC ATTTAGACAGCTGCATTACTTACGATCGAAGTGGCAACATTTCCGTGAGGTTGgacaatttcattccaccgCAGTGCAAAACGAAGTGCCAATCGAGCAGAAACGAAGAATCGTGGAACGCTTCGGACGAAAGCATCCTTCCAGCGCTGATCGAGTTTACCCACGAATTGAAAATATCTGCATCCATCGATCGACTGCAACTTTTGGAGCATCCGGTAATATCCACCTTGCTGTATATACGCGAGCCACCGTTCAAGTGGTACATAGATGCGTTGAAAGCAGTGAGAGCTCTCCCattgcctgtgtgtgtggtttgcctTTTCCTACCGAAATGGTGGTTAATCTTTGTTACACAAGTGATTCTAGGCGTTCTGTACATGTATGAAGTCTTCAAAAATGGAGCTTACTTGAAAAACATCTTTCGTTGTGCGAAAAGGTCTCTTTTCCTAGCGGATGTATCGATTCTTGCAACCATGTCGGTggagtttattttattcactttTATCGTTGGGAAGACCATGGTTTTCAAGAAGCCCTTGTTAGATGCGTCAGTTTTCTCCTGTACGACAGTGCTGGCGGGCTTTGCCATGGAAAGGTGCATTGGCAGTTACAATCCATTGGCAAACCATATACACGCGCTGGATATTGTGATGGTCAAGTTCTGGACCAGTTTCGTCGTGTATTCGTTTATTCCAATCATATTCACACTCTGCTACTACTCTTATTACTCAG CAGAAGTAAACAGCTCGGATGTGTGTACTTTTGTTAAATGGTGTATCGTACAGTTCAAGCCGCTTGCTTTTGAAGCATCAGTTTTGTTTATGGTTTTGTTGCTATTTTCGGCAGTCGGCAATGTTCCG ATTGATCGGGAATGTAGACGCCTAAAAGTGGTTTTAAAACTTTACCATATTTCAATGCGCGAAAACATGATGGCTGTCTTTTCCAAGGAAAACAAGAGGTTGGACATTTTAAGCGG GTTTTATATTTACCCCTACCATGATGTCAGTTGCGTTGAGCT GATACCTAGGAACAACAACGATGTACTGCTGCACAGATTAAATCCGTCGCGACGAAATCCTGAGGCGCTGCCATGGAGTATAGATGGGGAATTTGCACAGACTCTAGCAAATGCTGCAACATACCGTAAACAGGAACCGGCCACGAAACTAAGAGCAAAACTTTGA
- the LOC118506352 gene encoding uncharacterized protein LOC118506352 isoform X5: MKFGIEVLKDQLEEMVKKKRLGHFVYALKSLSSDLRTECQALQPIFRMILEQPGCEFFVYAYVTHLAGHDTPFDTGEYPIHIAALSHQEANLKMLLSCQHSTVDQKTQPPANKTALELLCEQITRDTLIKTMKCLSVLLSYNANIPASWLDDSYPEASKRQQFLKTLSQKCNIANNEVNDFDQTLDVLVTEAQWKVRELFQTRIFPNATESQTVPEGILLKCCKIGDYDMLKYLFETLTEDQLKRLLLAKKTNEAYVEEHLLIVLMHRVNENDNDCPFYKCLTLCLSNPLIDIDDADRTDRRALDYAAKYKLKRVQKLLLEKGAYVGGRDTFGRYALCNIDPIVLKQHLDSCITYDRSGNISVRLDNFIPPQCKTKCQSSRNEESWNASDESILPALIEFTHELKISASIDRLQLLEHPVISTLLYIREPPFKWYIDALKAVRALPLPVCVVCLFLPKWWLIFVTQVILGVLYMYEVFKNGAYLKNIFRCAKRSLFLADVSILATMSVEFILFTFIVGKTMVFKKPLLDASVFSCTTVLAGFAMERCIGSYNPLANHIHALDIVMVKFWTSFVVYSFIPIIFTLCYYSYYSEVNSSDVCTFVKWCIVQFKPLAFEASVLFMVLLLFSAVGNVPIDRECRRLKVVLKLYHISMRENMMAVFSKENKRLDILSGFYIYPYHDVSCVELIPRNNNDVLLHRLNPSRRNPEALPWSIDGEFAQTLANAATYRKQEPATKLRAKL, translated from the exons ATGAAGTTCGGGATCGAAGTGttgaaa GATCAGTTGGAGGAAATGGTTAAGAAGAAGAGGTTGGGACACTTTGTGTATGCGCTCAAATCATTGAGCTCAGATCTCCGAACGGAATGCCAAGCGTTACAACCAATATTCCGGATGATTTTGGAACAACCCGGTTGTGAGTTTTTCGTGTATGCATACGTAACGCATTTGGCTGGTCATGATACG CCTTTCGATACAGGAGAATACCCGATTCACATTGCGGCACTGTCGCATCAGGAAGCAAATCTCAAGATGCTGTTGTCTTGCCAACATTCCACTGTAGACCAAAAAACGCAACCACCAGCCAACAAAACTGCGCTAGAATTGCTTTGTGAGCAAATTACGCGAGACACGCTCATAAAGACTATGAAATGCTTATCGGTACTGTTGAGCTATAATGCCAACATTCCTGCTTCCTGGCTCGACGACTCTTACCCGGAAGCGAGTAAACGCCAAcagtttttaaaaactctGTCGCAAAAGTGTAACATTGCGAACAACGAAGTCAACGATTTTGACCAAACATTGGATGTGCTTGTAACAGAGGCTCAGTGGAAAGTAAGAGAATTATTTCAAACCCGAATTTTTCCAAACGCTACGGAAAGCCAAACGGTGCCGGAAGGGATTCTtttaaaatgttgtaaaaTTGGTGACTACGACATGCTAAAGTACTTATTCGAAACCCTTACCGAGGATCAACTGAAACGCCTTTTATTAGCTAAGAAAACGAATGAAGCATACGTCGAAGAACATCTGCTCATTGTGCTGATGCATCGTGTCAACGAGAACGATAACGATTGTCCCTTTTACAAGTGCCTGACGCTTTGTTTAAGCAATCCACTCATAGACATAGACGATGCCGATCGTACAGATCGTCGGGCATTGGACTACGCGGCCAAGTACAAGCTAAAGCGCGTTCAGAAGCTACTCCTAGAGAAAGGCGCCTATGTCGGTGGCAGAGACACCTTTGGCCGATATGCTTTGTGCAACATCGATCCGATCGTGCTTAAGCAAC ATTTAGACAGCTGCATTACTTACGATCGAAGTGGCAACATTTCCGTGAGGTTGgacaatttcattccaccgCAGTGCAAAACGAAGTGCCAATCGAGCAGAAACGAAGAATCGTGGAACGCTTCGGACGAAAGCATCCTTCCAGCGCTGATCGAGTTTACCCACGAATTGAAAATATCTGCATCCATCGATCGACTGCAACTTTTGGAGCATCCGGTAATATCCACCTTGCTGTATATACGCGAGCCACCGTTCAAGTGGTACATAGATGCGTTGAAAGCAGTGAGAGCTCTCCCattgcctgtgtgtgtggtttgcctTTTCCTACCGAAATGGTGGTTAATCTTTGTTACACAAGTGATTCTAGGCGTTCTGTACATGTATGAAGTCTTCAAAAATGGAGCTTACTTGAAAAACATCTTTCGTTGTGCGAAAAGGTCTCTTTTCCTAGCGGATGTATCGATTCTTGCAACCATGTCGGTggagtttattttattcactttTATCGTTGGGAAGACCATGGTTTTCAAGAAGCCCTTGTTAGATGCGTCAGTTTTCTCCTGTACGACAGTGCTGGCGGGCTTTGCCATGGAAAGGTGCATTGGCAGTTACAATCCATTGGCAAACCATATACACGCGCTGGATATTGTGATGGTCAAGTTCTGGACCAGTTTCGTCGTGTATTCGTTTATTCCAATCATATTCACACTCTGCTACTACTCTTATTACTCAG AAGTAAACAGCTCGGATGTGTGTACTTTTGTTAAATGGTGTATCGTACAGTTCAAGCCGCTTGCTTTTGAAGCATCAGTTTTGTTTATGGTTTTGTTGCTATTTTCGGCAGTCGGCAATGTTCCG ATTGATCGGGAATGTAGACGCCTAAAAGTGGTTTTAAAACTTTACCATATTTCAATGCGCGAAAACATGATGGCTGTCTTTTCCAAGGAAAACAAGAGGTTGGACATTTTAAGCGG GTTTTATATTTACCCCTACCATGATGTCAGTTGCGTTGAGCT GATACCTAGGAACAACAACGATGTACTGCTGCACAGATTAAATCCGTCGCGACGAAATCCTGAGGCGCTGCCATGGAGTATAGATGGGGAATTTGCACAGACTCTAGCAAATGCTGCAACATACCGTAAACAGGAACCGGCCACGAAACTAAGAGCAAAACTTTGA